Sequence from the Rutidosis leptorrhynchoides isolate AG116_Rl617_1_P2 chromosome 3, CSIRO_AGI_Rlap_v1, whole genome shotgun sequence genome:
CTTGCTGATGGCTCCCGAAACAGAGccgtattaaaaaaataaaaaaaaacaaaaaaaaacgtaTCTTAGGGCGTTCTGCGGAGCACAAGACGTATAAAGTAAAGCTGCACTAAATGAGCAATAAACATATATGTCCACATACAGATAAAATCATATCAAAGCAAACCAGACTATAAAAAAAATAAACCTACAAACATACAGAAAACCGTATCTACCAAAACCTACAAAAACATACAAACGTATATTCATAGATATCCACCTACACGCATACATATGGGAAAACCTACATACGCATGCATAAATAGAAATAGAAGACAAACAAACAATGCATATACAAAGCTATGTAAAATGAAAGATCCCGCCGAAAAGCTCGAGCTGCTCCGGAATAGTGTTGATAATATTGAGTGGATGTATGAAAAAAGAGAGTTGGAATTATGAATTCCCATCCAATAAACCCtcaaaattagaattgaaattgttATAAAAAAccctttacacacacacacacgaggTCTCCGCTTTTGAGTTCCACAAGCATCAATAGTTCGAATATTTTCTCAATTTGTTTGTATCCAGGTTCGTTTACTCTTGAATCACTTGTTATATGTTCCACTATCAATGATTATTGATTAAATAAGCTCTTTCATTTTAGATTTTACATTATTAATAGGTGTATCACTTTTGGTTTTGCTGCTGAAAAAGTAAAGATGGTTGAAACCCTATTTGAAGACATATTTAGGGTTGATCAACTTGACCCTGATGGCAAGAAATTTGATAAAGGTTTTCCCCTTTCTTTATTCCCATCTTCATCTCCGAACATTACTGATTGTAAATCTAAATTTAGGGTTTCTTTTGTAATCTGGTTACAGTAATATCTACCCAGCAAAAGAAAACACGATATATGTAGATTATGCTTTACAAATTCTGCAAATTATTATCTTCTTTGTGAAAAGGATGGTTACATtgtctacaaaatatatatatatataaatataaacatttaaaGTAAGATGAGTTTCGAACTCTATTGGTCTGTTGTGGTGCTTAAAATTATTGTAACCAATATTAATGACAAGATTAAGTTTTTCGCTTACTCATGTCATCCTTAAAAAAAACCCTCTTTTAGCTTTCAGGACAGTAAGAAATTTCTATTTCAAAATACTAATGGATATATTTATTTTGGATGATTGCTTTAATTTTTAAAGAAGCTAGACAAGTATTCATGCGGTTAGTAATTTAGTATGTTTCTGAAACATATTTGAGGCACTAGTTTTAGCTGTGGTTGATCGCTGCTGTTCATTATGCATTGGTGGTTTTTCGGAATATAAGCTAAGGGTCTTCCCAATTTGTGCATATTTATCTGTATATGTCTGCATGTGATATATCAATGTAACTAGTATTATGTGACTTGAATCTACCGTGCATTATACTCGATTGATCAAGTTGATTTCTGGGTCACATGAAGTATGTACTTAAGACAGTGCTTAGACATACCATTGTAATTGTCTCCTCATTGGTAGAGTAGCTATTGACTTACATTTTTAAAGGTTACATTTGGCATTTTGGCCCGAATGTTATGAGTTTTATGAATTATCCAAAAATTACTGTAAATAATATCAACTGTGTATTCTGGGTGCTCAGTTTGAGTAAAGTAAACTACTATATACAAGTTGCATACTTTAGTTGAATCTTGATAAATTACAGTAAAGCTTATGTGGGCTTTTTACAAGCATAAAATCTATGCTGGAAATATTGATTTAGGAACACAACATGATCAATGCTTGTTTCTGAATGCATAGTGACAtccttgtttgtttgtttgttaaaCGTGTTGTATAGTTAACCGTGTCGAAGCACGTAGCGATCAGTTTGACATGTACATGCAGCTGGATGTGAATACGGATGTTTATCCTATGCATGTTGGCGACAAGTTTATGATGGTTTTAGCAACTACCTTGAATTTGGATGGAACCCCTGACACTGGATTTTTCACTCCCGTAACGTCTACACTTTTGTCATAAAATAGTCCTTTTAGTGTCTTATATTGAAAATCGATTAATGTTACAATATCATCGAAATGGTTTGAGGACTTAATGCATTAGTTTCTCATTACTAGGGTGGCCGAAAGTCGCTTGCTGGTAAATTTGAATACGTGATGCATGGAAAGTTGTATAGGATCTCTGAGGAAGGTTCTGGAGCCAATGTTAAAGCGTATGTTGGTTAATAATCTTAGTATTATGCTTCTTTTATGCTGTTGATTTAATTTAATGACACTGAATTTTACCTTAAATTGCTTTTCAGGGACATTTATGTTTCCTTTGGTGGTTTACTGATGTTGCTAAGGGGTGACCCCTCAATTGCAGCAAAGTTCGAGCTTGATCAAAGGTTATTTATCCTCATGAGGAAGGTAAAAATAGCATCTCTTGGTTCTTATAAGTTTATGCTGGTTTGTGGTTTGATGTGTCCAATTGGGCTTCTTTGGTTTGTAAAGGTTGTATGGGCTAACAATAATCTACTCGTTTTGCAGGTGGATAAGGCTTAGACCAACACATCTCTATTCTGGAGCAGGACGATGCCAAGTGATGAATATTTATTGTTAAAAATCAGATGTAAAAACATTTAGATGGTGAATCTAAAATACTACTGGTTATCGTATTATCGTTTTTGCTTGATTGTATCACAGTTTTAACTAAAACCCTTGCTGATTTTATATTCTGCAAAAAAATTGGTTAGCGTGTAGCATCTTTTAGAAAGTTTGAAACtttggttgtttttttttttttgaaaagcaattaTGAATTTATTATAACCACGAAGCTATACAAGGCAATGAGGAAAGACCTCAATGTTCTCGGAATTTTTGAAACTTTGGTTGTAATCAACATCAGATGAGTGTTGGAGATCCAATTTCCTCAAATTGATTGAATGTGACTTTGATATCTCATCAAAATCGCATTTTGATATTTGGATTTGATTTGTTTACTTCCTCATTTAAAGAAATTACAAGAGTAAGAGGAAAGCTGGGAAATTACGGTTCATAAACAATGCTATAAGAAGTTTGTCTCCTTTTTCTTGGTGATGAACAATAAACTTGTTTATTAGTATATATCAAGACATCAGCTTTTGTGAATTTGTACATTATATtttaagtatgtatatatgtatataaatataaatatgttatttaAATTAGATCATTTGAATTTTGGTGGAAATTTGTATGTTCATTATCTGGCTACTACTAGAATTGGTATTTACATGAAATTTGCTACAGGAATTAGGCTTGAAAAATTTACCAAAGTATATATAATTTAGTATAGGAAAATGGTAAATGTAGTTTTAAGGGTTACgtttaatcatttcataatttaacTACATACTAACTCACGTAATCCATCCTGCAATCTCTTTTTTTTTTCCCCCCTCACGAAGCTTCGCCGTAATTAATCGCTGCTAAAATTGTTCCTTCATCTATCGGCCTGGGCGATTTCTGTGGCTTCATCAGGATGTTATCGGCGGCGGTTTTAATTCCTGTTGCCTGGCATCTCTGAAAACCTGTTAGCGGTTATTGCGGTGGGTCTTTAGGGGTGTTGATTTCCTGGTAGCAGCGACTCTGCTTTAGCCCTAGGGTTTTTAATTTCGCGGAACCAATTTGGGATTTGGAAGTGCAAGTGATACAATATACGTTTTCTTTTGTTAATTCAACATAATTTGTATTCAAGCTTCCACTATTCAACAACTCTGTTTATATTTGAAATTATTGTTGTTTCTGTTATTGATGTAGTATATCACATCACATGAGGAAGTGATATATAACCTTCTAAATTGTTTCTTTGAAAGATTCAGATGATTTTGTAATCATATAGTTATTGGAATTATAAAAAGGTAACACTTTGTATGGTTTGAAGATGGGTGAAAGGTGTTTGTATTTCCACCTAACCCTACTCGCGTTGACCCATCCAAAATGAGTAATTTCTGCCCGAACCCTTTTTGGCCAGTTACCTAACCAACCTATCTAGCAACCTTTAGTTGATTCATTCAAAAACGTCGAAAGTGTTTTCTATCTTTGTCTGCAGATATAGGATTCTGAATATGTTGAACTTTGGTATTTATGCCTGCctggttttatttattttatgtagcTGTTTATCTTCATTATTTTGAACGTTAAAAAATCTTATTATAAATTGTACAACAGGAAGATCAATTGACCATTGAATATGCTTTGAGGCATCCGTATTTTACACAGCATATAGCACAATGATATACATACGTACAACGGGTACTTTTTCCCACCCTTCACCACTATAAATTATACATTATTTTCCGTATAAGCTATAACATAGGCTGCATTCAATGTTGGTGTTTTTGTTTATACGAATTTAGTAAAAAGAACGTATGTTGATATAATGCTACAGtataatatattttttaaaaagttATGTAGGATGATGTGACAGTTTAGAGTATACTTGAGATAACTTAACTGAAAAATCTATTCGACTCGGTTTCTTTTCTAGCCGGATTTTTTGGTTGATCAGTTATTCAGTCTGCTTTCATCTGTTTACAGGTTCATGGTTTTTGAGGCGAACTTGTCAATTGTCAATACGTGTAGCTCTGTTGTGTTTTTATGTTGTTTTTCATGATTTTATTGCAACTTAAAATTGATGTTTATAGGttgtatatgtatgcatatatttagATTCTTGATAATAAATTGGTAGAATAATGAAGTGGTACACAGTGGCGAAGCCAGGATTTTAGAGGGTTGGTGTCACCAAATAAAATTGAAATATATCGAGTCATAAAATTTAACATCCAAACGATATCTAACTATAAAAAAAACTCAAATTATTGTCATACATAAATGTCCCCTACGATCTTTCATTTGCAAATAACCATCCATAATTGTTTTATTAACACTAACAAGTGTTTCTCTTTCTATAGCACCCAAAAAACAACCGTTTAGAAATTCATCATTCATCCGATTACGTAAAACACTAAAAACACACTCACATGCTCGCTAAAAACATCGCCTCGCCCCTCAAAGATAATCAACTTTATGAGTCGTCAATTATTTAAATTAGTTAATAATATATAACTTGTTATAATGGGAGATTCCTTTAATGGGTTTTAAATGTTATTATCGATACTTTCAAATACTATATATAGATTCAATTGGGAAAATTTGATATCAATTGAAACCGACGCATACTCAGAAGTTTCATTTAGATCAATTTTCATacggagtatattatattataatcatatgTGGCCCAAATATAGTTGATGGGGTCACCTCCAAAATATCCCCATTTTTTACATTAGATGGGCTGTTTGTGTGTGAAGTCATGGATAATTGGTTGGTGTCACGTGTCCACACTCTTATGTGTGTGGCTCCGCCTCTGGTGGTACAGGTGCAGTGTAGTGAATTGTTGATGTAGACGATCTTGGACCTTAGATTAAACGTTGTATCTAGATTAAAGGCGGAAAACAATAACCTAGAGTGAATCGAATACTAGTTTCActttgggatcaatctaaccaatgaAATATTGATAGAATCGACGCCTAGATGAGTGTATTCGGTTGGGGTATGGTCTGGGACAATGATCACAGCAATAAACGACGGCTAGAGGGTGTAGGGTGTGTAACATAACAATGATACCCAAAacccgtatttatatataatcacagtgaccatcggccggtggtctgggacctacggccgatggtgatagtccctcgaccgatggtctctaccatcggtcgatggtctgagcagccaaccaaaCTGCTCGAACCATTTCACGTCATTATATTAAACAATCCAAACACAATGTATTAATGACGTAGTCCTTACACGATTGAAATAGAAAATACAATACGAATAGAACTTATTACaaaatagaactcgggattatgcaccaacaaactccccctaagacctagttctatatcaAAAAAATCTTCAGTCGTCATTCAATTCATTCGTACGGATCGATCACCATATTGTTCAAGTAACATAACTTAGCTACtttcacatactgttcagcctgcaccTTATTCTCGCGTCGATAGAGCATACGATTATAATACAACGTAAAAATATCAGCATCGGTACAGTTTCGCAGCCAAATCGGATCCAATACACGAATGCATTCAATATCATTTTCATTCACCTTATCAAGCACAATCACAGCTTCTTCtgaacgatcatcataaaaccaccatctgaaCCTCTGACTCCAATTTTGCGGCAGCTTCTTCAACggtaccttcttcatagtctttgcccgCTTGTACTTTACAATTCTTCGAGATTCACCAGTTCTAGGATTAACTTTGTAACTAATCCTAGGAAACTGTGGCCTAAAACCTTCCCAATTCGGAGAATTAAAAGTAATTCGGATCTTCTTCACCAGTAATGAAGATcgatcgttcattccacaatacaacATCCTTAACCTGACAATCTGCATTAGCTCAAAGTACGGTAGTGACTTGAATTCGTGTCCATGTTTAAAGTAATCAACACTAAATTCTCGTTTAACCGCAAACATGTTGAATTCCTCAATATAAGCCCAGGCTAAAATTCTTCCTTTTGCACTCTTTCTCAGATTTATCATCTTCAAATACTTCGGTTCAAGCTTCGGCTTCTCACAATACTTTCTAATTCTCAGAATATCTCTCCAATCAACTTCTAACTTCTCAGTTCGTTCCTTATGATATTTGATTGGCAAAAATCCTTCAGGCAAGACTTCAGTTCGTTCCTTCTCTTTACACTTTCGATCCAAAACCTCATCATTTGTTCTAAACAATtcctcaaaaccaggaagatcttcattTTTATCATTTCGATATGTAGGAAAATCTTCATGAGTAACATCTTCAACCAGACCATCAACATCTCTAACACTCATATCCTCAGTAATCTCTGGACCAAAGGATTCATCCTCAGATGGAGAATCGCCGGACTGTGCGTCAGCTACTTTAGCTTCCTCTTGCTCTAGATGCACCAGTTCGTCCAGCTCTTCTCTAGAGAGGTTGTGAGGGATCTCTCCCTCTTCTAgttcatcataaacaacagaatgcttgagctcatcctgtttagaaaagaaatcactaaaactataatcaattttaagaggaattactgacagtgcagTAGCATGTGAAGAACCAGGAGCCTCCATCATTCTGTTATCCGGCTCATCTTCTGTAATCTCAATCAAATCAAACTTTTCTTCCCAGGCAGACACCTTTGCAATAGCTGAAGCAGCCAACTCTCTAGCTTGTGCCGCCTCTCTCTTTGCCTCAGTTAATAACAACGATTGATCACCAACCTTCTTCTGCAACAGATCAACTTGCATAGATAACCTATCAACATCCTCAGATTTAACTCTGTTCTCCTCTGTCAGCTTCTCAAACTTTTCATCCATTTCCTTTTTCATTCTCAAATTATCAGCCATGGCTTGAACATATAGATCGTTCAAATTACGAAGAGTCGAGGAACCAACACCTCCTTCTGTTCCAGCATGAGGAGGAGCATCAGGAGTAGGAGTTGAAACTGTCTCTTGAGACACTTGTTGTACCACGGGCGGTGATTGATGAGCTGATTGGGTTTGTTGTAGTGGAGGTTGTTGTCCTTGAGTTTGTGAAGGTTGAGTACCCTGAGTAGCACCAGTAGCAAATCCACCTGGATTCTTGTAAACAAATCTAAACCTCTTCTTCGGTCTCAACTTTGTAGACACCTGTGAACCCTCATCTTCAACCATTCTTCTTCGTTCACCTCTCAGAGCTTCCTCAGCACCAACATTCGGATTAACATCGCctaaatcatcaactaaaccaccaGTACCTGAACCACCTGCAACTTGATTATTCACGGGTTGATCGACTTCTTCATCACTGTTTGCCACCACAAAATCAGGTTCTCGATCAGATAAGCTATTATCATTTCTCCACTTCTTCCCTCGAGGACACTGATAATTCTCTCTCGCAAGATGACACACAAGCTTGCCATCACTAGCACTCTTCTTCTGATTCAGTCGATTGAAAGTAAGATCTGTCATATGCTTCAACTCAATGATATCTTTCTTCAATCTTGGCAAGTCAACAGTTTGACGATTGATCATAATCTGTAGGAACCTCGGATAAATCAAATACAACCGACTTGTCACATTCTCCACTAGCATATCAAAGATAACTCCCGAGAAATTGAAATCAGCTTTCAAAACAAACGCTGCAAACATTCCCTGATAGATCTCACTAAGTTCATCAAACCCGCCTTGTAATGGACTCAAAAATTTAGCCACAACCAGTGACAAGTATCTATACGGTGGAGTGAACCCACTTCTCTTGATGGTAGCTCGAGTAATGTCACCAGTATACTTACACCTTAACATACACCCTGTAATCTTGGTCTTAGACAGCTTCTTGGGCATGTCCTCATCATCCTCAAATACGAATGTGTTACGAATCATGTCCTCAGAAATCTTTATCTCTTGATCACATACAGAACTCACGAT
This genomic interval carries:
- the LOC139896452 gene encoding DNA-directed RNA polymerases II and V subunit 8A-like, with amino-acid sequence MVETLFEDIFRVDQLDPDGKKFDKVNRVEARSDQFDMYMQLDVNTDVYPMHVGDKFMMVLATTLNLDGTPDTGFFTPGGRKSLAGKFEYVMHGKLYRISEEGSGANVKADIYVSFGGLLMLLRGDPSIAAKFELDQRLFILMRKVDKA